In a genomic window of Methanosarcina horonobensis HB-1 = JCM 15518:
- a CDS encoding LSm family protein, with amino-acid sequence MANRPLDILNNALDTPVIVRLKGAREFRGELKGYDIHMNLVLDNAEELREGEVVSKFSSVVIRGDNVVYVSP; translated from the coding sequence ATGGCAAACCGACCTCTGGATATTTTGAACAACGCACTGGACACACCTGTAATAGTTAGATTGAAAGGCGCACGTGAGTTTAGGGGCGAGCTGAAAGGATACGATATTCACATGAATCTCGTGCTTGACAATGCTGAGGAACTAAGAGAAGGAGAAGTCGTAAGTAAATTCAGCAGTGTCGTTATTCGCGGTGACAACGTCGTATACGTATCTCCGTAA
- a CDS encoding TrpB-like pyridoxal phosphate-dependent enzyme produces the protein MEQTKIILDENEMPKKWYNVLSDLPSPIDPPLDPRTWQPISPDALEPIFPKALIRQEMSSDRYIDIPEEILDVYRLWRPSPLFRAHQLEKVLKTPAKIYYKYEGVSPAGSHKTNTSIAQAYYNMKEGTERLTTETGAGQWGSALSLACNYFDLECKVYMVRSSFYQKPYRKSLMTLWGGNVVPSPSPDTEFGRKILQEQPDTPGSLGIAISEAVEDAIAHDNTKYSLGSVLNHVVLHQTVIGAECKKQLEQVEEYPDVVIGCCGGGSNLGGIGLEFIKDRLEGKNNARVVAVEPSACPSLTKGEYRYDFGDTAEMTPLLKMYTLGHKHVPPAIHAGGLRYHGDSPIISKLCAEGLMEAVSYDQKEVFDAAVQFARTEGIVPAPESSHAIRCAVDEALAAKQTGEEKVILFNLSGHGHFDMTSYDKYFSGELD, from the coding sequence ATGGAGCAGACAAAGATTATTCTTGACGAAAATGAGATGCCGAAGAAATGGTACAATGTCCTTTCCGATCTTCCCTCTCCAATTGACCCGCCTCTGGACCCCAGAACCTGGCAGCCCATAAGCCCGGATGCTCTTGAGCCTATTTTCCCAAAGGCACTGATCAGGCAGGAAATGAGCAGTGACAGGTATATTGATATCCCCGAGGAAATACTCGATGTTTACAGGCTCTGGAGACCAAGCCCTCTATTCAGAGCTCACCAGTTGGAAAAAGTCCTCAAGACCCCTGCAAAGATATATTATAAGTACGAAGGAGTTAGCCCTGCAGGCAGCCACAAAACAAATACCTCCATTGCCCAGGCTTACTACAATATGAAAGAAGGCACAGAAAGGCTCACAACCGAGACAGGAGCAGGGCAGTGGGGAAGCGCACTTTCTCTTGCCTGTAATTACTTTGACCTCGAATGCAAGGTCTATATGGTCCGTTCCAGTTTTTACCAGAAACCTTACAGGAAATCCCTTATGACACTCTGGGGAGGAAATGTTGTGCCTTCCCCAAGCCCGGATACGGAGTTCGGAAGGAAGATCCTGCAGGAACAGCCTGATACCCCCGGAAGCCTAGGGATTGCAATTAGTGAGGCTGTGGAGGATGCAATAGCCCACGATAACACAAAGTATTCCCTTGGAAGCGTGCTCAACCACGTTGTGCTACATCAGACCGTAATAGGAGCCGAATGTAAGAAACAGCTCGAGCAGGTCGAAGAGTACCCTGATGTGGTCATCGGGTGCTGTGGCGGAGGAAGCAACCTGGGAGGAATCGGGCTTGAGTTCATAAAAGACAGGCTTGAAGGAAAGAACAATGCAAGAGTGGTTGCAGTCGAACCCTCAGCCTGCCCTTCCCTGACAAAAGGGGAATACAGGTATGACTTTGGGGACACTGCCGAGATGACGCCTCTTCTTAAGATGTACACCCTCGGGCACAAGCATGTGCCTCCTGCCATTCATGCCGGAGGACTTCGCTATCACGGCGACTCTCCGATCATAAGCAAGCTCTGTGCAGAAGGGCTTATGGAAGCTGTTTCATATGATCAGAAAGAGGTTTTTGATGCAGCTGTTCAGTTTGCCAGGACAGAAGGAATAGTGCCTGCACCTGAATCTTCCCATGCTATCCGCTGTGCAGTTGATGAAGCTCTTGCAGCCAAACAGACAGGGGAAGAAAAAGTTATTCTCTTCAACCTTAGCGGACATGGGCACTTTGACATGACATCCTATGACAAATATTTCAGTGGAGAACTTGACTGA
- a CDS encoding 50S ribosomal protein L37e, which yields MSKGTASMGKRQKRTHAKCRRCGSVSLNVHTKQCTSCGFGKTSRMRTYKWQAKCKY from the coding sequence ATGAGTAAAGGTACGGCATCAATGGGAAAAAGGCAGAAGCGCACCCACGCCAAATGCAGGCGTTGCGGCAGCGTTTCATTAAACGTGCATACAAAACAGTGTACTTCATGCGGCTTTGGAAAAACATCCCGCATGAGAACTTACAAATGGCAGGCAAAGTGCAAATACTAA
- a CDS encoding DUF2117 family protein, whose product MKMKISLVIHGPEVIDSGEAKIILEKLSCLGEVKAELGGTMGKAAVIDAGLEKIIDTSRHLKPSACIELFFETADLVCLLNKGKTFETGRIFGSKVASRLKEPEKKPLIQIESPGCSFGKLIPLNKRADSCIEKLSKTLEIPAEKPLPFHDAISIQNCSNTGKSRTIREIAGVLPGENIFVNGIVIGKALSSKIRIISENGFITSIEGGEIKEHGLEKLHNYEKRNPVDLAGAWIKSGDIRRSSSLFPDALKQNASSRKSDSTFLAGAGKVVLIDHTAENTFELAAGAKLAVTVGDDTTAIAGDILYRLGIPIIGITDGDCDNVTCEPKTFPGSVILRLVPGSDDIVGERVKQELLNGQNSAIFENLLAFKEDVLKLAEPSIEAVFEY is encoded by the coding sequence ATGAAAATGAAAATCAGCCTTGTAATTCACGGACCCGAAGTAATCGATTCGGGAGAAGCGAAAATAATTTTAGAAAAACTTTCCTGCCTCGGCGAAGTGAAAGCAGAGCTTGGCGGGACCATGGGGAAGGCGGCTGTCATTGATGCAGGGCTTGAAAAAATCATAGATACAAGCAGGCATCTAAAGCCAAGCGCCTGTATTGAATTGTTTTTTGAGACTGCAGACCTTGTTTGCCTGCTGAACAAAGGAAAAACTTTTGAAACCGGCAGAATCTTCGGATCAAAGGTTGCTTCTCGCCTGAAAGAACCTGAAAAGAAACCCCTGATCCAGATCGAAAGCCCTGGTTGCTCCTTCGGGAAACTCATTCCTCTGAACAAAAGAGCCGACAGCTGCATTGAAAAGCTCTCCAAGACCCTTGAGATTCCTGCAGAAAAACCTCTGCCTTTTCACGACGCAATTTCAATACAAAACTGCTCGAATACCGGAAAAAGCCGCACTATCAGAGAAATTGCAGGAGTTCTTCCCGGAGAAAATATCTTTGTAAACGGAATCGTAATTGGAAAAGCCCTGTCTTCAAAAATAAGAATAATCTCCGAAAACGGTTTCATTACCTCAATCGAAGGCGGAGAAATAAAAGAACACGGGCTTGAAAAGCTCCACAATTATGAGAAAAGGAATCCTGTTGACCTTGCCGGAGCCTGGATAAAAAGCGGGGATATCCGAAGAAGCAGTTCCTTATTCCCGGATGCCCTGAAACAAAACGCCAGTTCCCGAAAATCAGATTCTACTTTCCTGGCAGGAGCAGGAAAAGTTGTGCTTATAGACCACACCGCCGAAAACACTTTTGAACTGGCTGCCGGAGCTAAACTTGCGGTTACGGTTGGAGATGATACTACAGCCATAGCAGGCGATATCCTCTACAGGCTCGGGATTCCGATAATAGGGATCACTGACGGAGACTGCGATAATGTTACCTGTGAGCCAAAAACCTTTCCTGGATCGGTTATTCTCAGGCTGGTGCCCGGAAGCGACGATATAGTGGGTGAGAGGGTGAAGCAGGAGCTCTTGAACGGACAAAACTCAGCTATTTTTGAGAACCTTTTAGCCTTTAAAGAAGATGTGCTGAAACTGGCAGAACCATCAATAGAGGCTGTTTTTGAATATTGA
- the purF gene encoding amidophosphoribosyltransferase: MKEECGVAGIILPGDRPISNAVAFKLYYALYALQHRGQESTGIMVHNGTCPLSIKGMGLVPDVYNKDSLGRLIGNAGVGHVRYSTTGGSKIENCQPFILNFKGGTVAIAHNGNLVNARELKDELENEGRIFISDSDTEVIGHLLVKELIKHDPIESIRNVMRKLVGSYSLVIFINGVIYAVRDPFGFKPLCFGEVDGGYGVFSESVAIDTLNGTLVRDVKPGEVMVFTGSGFESHQLTNEPHPAHCVFEFIYFARPDSVIDGKLVYKVRERIGRELAREHQVDADIVSPVPDSGITSAIGYARESGIMYLEGLMKNRYIGRTFILPGQDLRETAVRLKMNAIQDNVKDKSVVLVDDSIVRGTTSRRIIDMVRKAGASEVHARVGSPAIIAPCYLGIDMATRQELIASYKTIKEVEGLISADSLGYLSIDGLMRALECDKNDMCIGCLTGEYPVEIPGEKCRKKQTRLDDFSKAGRPSQAVSSDNL; the protein is encoded by the coding sequence TTGAAAGAAGAATGTGGGGTTGCAGGCATAATCCTCCCTGGAGACAGACCCATATCAAATGCTGTCGCGTTCAAGCTTTACTATGCCCTTTATGCCCTCCAGCACAGAGGACAGGAATCAACAGGTATAATGGTGCATAACGGCACTTGTCCGCTTTCTATTAAAGGAATGGGGCTTGTACCTGATGTATATAACAAGGATTCTCTTGGGCGTCTGATCGGGAATGCAGGAGTCGGGCATGTCCGCTACTCCACGACTGGCGGGTCAAAAATTGAAAACTGTCAGCCTTTTATCCTGAACTTTAAGGGTGGAACAGTTGCTATTGCTCACAACGGGAACCTGGTAAATGCCAGAGAACTTAAAGACGAGCTGGAAAACGAAGGCAGGATTTTTATCAGCGATTCCGATACCGAAGTTATAGGCCATTTGCTTGTGAAAGAACTGATAAAACACGACCCCATCGAGTCTATCAGGAATGTAATGCGCAAGCTTGTCGGTTCTTACTCTCTTGTTATCTTCATTAACGGTGTTATCTATGCTGTCAGGGACCCCTTCGGTTTCAAGCCTCTCTGTTTCGGAGAGGTTGACGGCGGATATGGAGTCTTTTCCGAAAGCGTAGCCATAGACACTCTGAACGGCACCCTTGTCAGGGATGTCAAACCGGGCGAGGTTATGGTTTTTACAGGCTCAGGTTTTGAGAGCCACCAGCTCACAAACGAGCCCCATCCGGCACACTGCGTTTTTGAGTTCATTTACTTTGCAAGGCCCGACTCTGTCATAGACGGCAAACTTGTCTACAAAGTAAGGGAAAGGATCGGAAGGGAACTTGCCCGTGAACACCAGGTAGATGCAGATATCGTTTCTCCTGTCCCTGACTCGGGAATCACGTCGGCAATAGGCTATGCAAGGGAATCCGGAATCATGTACCTAGAAGGGCTTATGAAGAACCGTTATATAGGGCGTACCTTCATTCTTCCGGGACAGGACCTGCGTGAAACTGCAGTCAGGCTTAAAATGAACGCCATTCAGGACAACGTCAAAGACAAAAGCGTGGTCCTGGTCGATGACAGCATTGTCCGTGGCACAACCTCCAGACGTATCATAGATATGGTCAGGAAAGCAGGTGCTTCGGAAGTCCATGCAAGGGTCGGAAGCCCGGCAATTATTGCTCCCTGTTATCTCGGGATCGATATGGCAACCAGGCAGGAACTTATCGCCTCGTACAAGACCATAAAAGAGGTCGAAGGGCTAATAAGCGCTGATTCTCTCGGGTATCTCAGTATTGATGGGTTAATGAGAGCTCTTGAGTGCGATAAGAACGACATGTGCATTGGCTGCCTTACAGGCGAGTATCCTGTAGAAATCCCTGGCGAGAAATGCAGAAAAAAACAGACCCGTCTGGACGATTTCAGTAAAGCTGGAAGACCCTCTCAGGCAGTCTCTTCAGACAACCTTTAA
- the hisD gene encoding histidinol dehydrogenase has protein sequence MLFKKLSDVSEAEMQRLISRGSGLADVGKTVSAVLSDVRMKGDAALREYTKKFDKVELADFEVSEEEFEEALSGIGPELLGHLKIAAENIRAFHRAQMPETTWFMELQPGIVLGQKATPLESVGAYAPGGRASYPSTVLMTVIPARVAGVEQVIVCTPPRADGSVHPLTLAASKVAGADKVFKLGGVQAIGAMAYGTETVPKVDKIVGPGNVFVTSAKMQVRDIAEIDFPAGPSEVLIIADKSADAAMAASDIIAQAEHDPNAVSVLVTTSETLAEAVKQEVLVQAENTARSEIVKISLENAAVLTADSLEQCINFSNNFAPEHLEIMVEDSDFVLDRIKNAGSIFIGNYAPVPVGDYASGTNHVLPTAGYAKLYSGLNINHFLKYSSIQKISKSGLESLKETVIALAEEEGLQAHADAIRTRFRHGPSK, from the coding sequence ATGTTATTCAAAAAATTGTCTGATGTTTCGGAAGCTGAAATGCAGAGGTTAATTTCCCGGGGATCCGGGCTTGCAGATGTGGGAAAAACCGTTTCTGCCGTACTTTCCGATGTGCGCATGAAAGGAGATGCCGCTCTCAGGGAATATACAAAGAAGTTTGATAAAGTTGAACTTGCAGATTTCGAAGTAAGCGAAGAAGAGTTTGAAGAAGCCCTTTCAGGAATCGGTCCTGAACTGCTGGGACACCTTAAAATTGCAGCTGAAAACATTCGGGCTTTCCACAGGGCGCAGATGCCTGAGACTACCTGGTTTATGGAACTTCAGCCAGGGATTGTCCTTGGACAGAAGGCAACACCTCTTGAGAGTGTGGGTGCTTATGCTCCTGGAGGAAGGGCTTCCTATCCATCTACCGTGCTGATGACAGTAATTCCTGCCAGGGTCGCAGGAGTTGAGCAGGTTATCGTGTGCACTCCTCCGAGGGCTGACGGCTCTGTTCACCCTCTTACGCTTGCTGCTTCAAAGGTTGCAGGGGCAGATAAGGTTTTCAAGCTCGGAGGCGTGCAGGCAATAGGAGCAATGGCTTACGGAACCGAAACTGTCCCGAAGGTGGACAAAATTGTTGGTCCCGGAAATGTTTTTGTAACCTCTGCCAAAATGCAGGTAAGGGATATTGCCGAGATTGACTTCCCGGCAGGTCCGAGTGAAGTCCTTATTATAGCAGATAAGTCTGCAGATGCTGCCATGGCTGCTTCGGATATCATAGCCCAGGCAGAACATGACCCAAATGCGGTCTCTGTGCTTGTGACAACTTCGGAAACTCTCGCAGAGGCTGTGAAACAGGAAGTGCTTGTTCAAGCTGAAAATACTGCAAGAAGTGAGATTGTAAAAATTTCTCTTGAAAATGCGGCAGTCCTGACTGCAGACTCTCTCGAGCAGTGTATTAACTTCAGTAACAATTTTGCTCCGGAGCACCTTGAAATTATGGTAGAAGATTCAGATTTCGTGCTTGACAGGATTAAAAATGCCGGATCGATTTTTATAGGGAACTATGCTCCTGTTCCGGTCGGAGACTATGCTTCCGGCACCAATCACGTGCTCCCCACAGCAGGATATGCGAAGCTTTACTCCGGTCTGAACATAAACCACTTCCTTAAATATTCCAGTATTCAGAAAATCAGCAAGAGTGGACTTGAAAGTCTGAAAGAAACTGTAATCGCATTAGCTGAGGAAGAAGGTCTACAGGCACATGCTGACGCTATTAGGACTCGTTTCAGGCACGGACCCTCTAAATAA
- a CDS encoding secondary thiamine-phosphate synthase enzyme YjbQ gives MKLNIETSRRIELIDITSDIQEEVRISGVQEGVCIISTRHTTAGIIINENESGLREDILNLLDSLVPQGAGYRHDRIDNNADSHLKAVLLGSSEALPVVQGKLELGTWQSIFFAEMDGPRHRTVNVTILKAE, from the coding sequence TTGAAGCTTAATATCGAAACTTCCAGGCGCATAGAGCTGATAGATATCACCTCGGATATACAGGAAGAAGTCAGAATAAGCGGGGTACAGGAAGGCGTATGCATAATAAGTACAAGGCATACGACTGCAGGCATTATAATTAATGAAAACGAAAGCGGACTCAGGGAAGACATTCTGAATCTGCTGGACAGTCTCGTGCCTCAGGGAGCCGGGTACAGGCACGATAGAATCGACAATAATGCTGATTCACACCTCAAAGCCGTACTGCTCGGATCAAGCGAAGCCCTGCCGGTTGTACAGGGAAAACTGGAACTCGGTACCTGGCAGAGTATCTTTTTTGCCGAGATGGACGGACCCAGGCACAGGACAGTAAATGTGACGATTTTAAAGGCCGAGTAA
- the thiD gene encoding bifunctional hydroxymethylpyrimidine kinase/phosphomethylpyrimidine kinase has translation MTGKPPVLKTPIVMTIAGSDSGGGAGIAADLKTFAALGVHGTCAITSVTAQNTTGVLKAFDLAPEAVASQIEAICTDMDIKWAKTGMLASSEIVKEVAKQVKKYRLSLVLDPVMAAEAGGDLLRKEALSVLTEELLPLCKVTTPNASEAGTLAGIPVKSHEDAKLAARKIADLGVEAVIITGGHIDATDLLYESGTDSFTRVPGTFVKGGTHGSGCTYSASIAACLAYGDNLETAAKKAKLFVEQAIVRSVPVGQGVGPVNPLGKTLEDKERYLALREVKEAVSILADNPEFAELIPEVGCNIGMAIPSARTYEDIAAVEGRIVKYGGRGKPVGCVSFGASRYVASVIFAALREKPDIRAAINVKYSEEILEACKEMELGISSFDRAKEPGDISAMDWGTSEAIREYGGVPEVIYDKGKVGKEPMVRLLGKDASEVAKLAVELARRIE, from the coding sequence ATGACAGGAAAACCCCCAGTGCTAAAAACACCTATTGTAATGACTATTGCAGGTTCGGATTCAGGAGGAGGAGCAGGAATTGCTGCTGATCTCAAAACTTTTGCAGCATTAGGAGTCCACGGAACCTGCGCCATTACTTCCGTAACAGCCCAGAATACCACAGGAGTTCTTAAGGCATTTGACCTTGCCCCTGAAGCTGTTGCGAGCCAGATTGAGGCGATCTGTACGGATATGGATATTAAATGGGCAAAGACCGGAATGCTAGCCTCTTCAGAGATAGTAAAGGAGGTTGCAAAGCAGGTAAAAAAATACAGGCTTTCCCTTGTGCTTGACCCTGTAATGGCTGCTGAAGCCGGGGGAGATCTCCTGCGAAAAGAAGCTCTTTCAGTCCTTACTGAAGAACTGTTGCCTCTCTGTAAGGTTACAACCCCAAACGCTTCCGAGGCAGGTACACTTGCGGGAATCCCGGTCAAATCGCATGAAGACGCAAAACTTGCGGCAAGGAAAATTGCAGACCTTGGGGTTGAAGCTGTCATTATTACCGGAGGGCATATCGACGCAACTGATCTCCTCTATGAGTCAGGCACAGATAGCTTTACCCGCGTTCCGGGCACTTTTGTCAAAGGAGGAACACATGGTTCGGGCTGTACTTATTCTGCATCAATAGCTGCCTGCCTTGCATATGGGGACAACCTGGAAACCGCTGCTAAGAAGGCAAAGTTGTTCGTGGAACAGGCGATTGTAAGAAGCGTACCTGTTGGACAGGGAGTGGGACCTGTAAATCCCCTTGGGAAGACCCTTGAGGATAAGGAACGCTACCTTGCTCTGAGAGAGGTAAAAGAGGCAGTTTCAATTCTTGCAGACAACCCTGAGTTTGCAGAGCTCATTCCTGAGGTTGGCTGTAATATAGGAATGGCGATTCCAAGCGCCAGAACTTACGAGGACATAGCGGCTGTAGAAGGCAGGATAGTGAAATATGGGGGAAGGGGGAAGCCTGTCGGCTGCGTTAGTTTTGGAGCCAGCAGATACGTAGCAAGCGTTATTTTTGCAGCGCTTCGCGAGAAGCCTGACATTAGAGCTGCAATTAATGTAAAATACTCGGAAGAAATCCTTGAAGCCTGCAAAGAAATGGAACTTGGTATCTCTTCTTTTGACAGAGCTAAAGAGCCAGGAGATATCAGCGCCATGGATTGGGGGACTTCTGAGGCAATAAGAGAGTACGGAGGAGTGCCTGAAGTGATCTATGATAAAGGAAAAGTAGGCAAAGAGCCTATGGTCAGACTCCTCGGCAAAGATGCTTCAGAGGTGGCAAAGCTTGCAGTGGAGCTTGCCAGAAGGATCGAGTAA
- a CDS encoding DUF1699 family protein, with the protein MKIRVVSSRDEILSLNPNEKVIHLAFRPSNKDIFLLVETCPKLEIVQLPNSYQRTISKSMEMFLEMQKIQLLEGDVWGHRKDINEYYTVPPSVMSKIRNMKAEGVPNDKITEKIIRESKLNQKMIHYILNRKPLDL; encoded by the coding sequence ATGAAAATAAGAGTTGTAAGTTCAAGAGATGAAATTCTCTCCTTAAACCCGAACGAAAAGGTAATTCATCTTGCGTTCAGGCCTTCGAATAAGGATATCTTTTTGCTTGTTGAAACATGTCCCAAGCTCGAAATAGTCCAGCTTCCGAACTCATATCAGCGGACTATCTCAAAGTCTATGGAGATGTTTCTGGAAATGCAAAAAATTCAGTTGCTTGAAGGAGATGTCTGGGGTCATAGAAAAGACATAAACGAATATTACACCGTACCTCCTTCAGTTATGAGTAAAATAAGAAATATGAAAGCAGAAGGAGTTCCCAACGACAAAATCACAGAGAAGATAATCCGAGAAAGCAAACTCAATCAGAAGATGATCCATTATATCCTGAACAGGAAACCTCTTGATTTGTAA
- a CDS encoding metal-dependent hydrolase, translating to MADLKITWLGHAAFLFEAEKKLLIDPFITGNPKAPCTPEELNPDIIAVTHGHRDHLGDTIEIGTRAGCRIISIHEVVNYIKSKGVFAEGMNKGGTMEVEGVALTMTHALHSSSIDASCFSFDGGSPAGFVIDIGGHSIYHAGDTGVFGDMQLIGELYEPEIALLPIGGRFTMGIKEAVKAVELIEPQIVVPMHYNTFDVIRQDPEEFRKAVESKVDTKVVILEPGEFIEL from the coding sequence ATGGCTGACTTAAAAATTACCTGGCTTGGGCATGCTGCATTTTTGTTCGAAGCCGAAAAGAAATTACTGATCGACCCTTTTATTACCGGAAACCCGAAAGCTCCCTGCACTCCTGAAGAACTGAATCCCGATATCATAGCTGTGACTCATGGACACCGTGATCACCTTGGAGATACCATCGAGATCGGAACCCGGGCTGGCTGCCGGATCATCTCGATCCACGAGGTTGTAAATTATATCAAATCGAAGGGAGTCTTTGCCGAAGGCATGAATAAAGGAGGTACAATGGAAGTGGAAGGCGTTGCCCTTACCATGACTCATGCGCTTCATTCCTCCTCAATTGATGCCTCCTGTTTCAGTTTCGACGGAGGCAGCCCGGCAGGGTTTGTGATAGATATTGGCGGGCATTCCATTTATCATGCAGGAGATACGGGGGTTTTCGGGGATATGCAGCTTATCGGGGAACTTTACGAACCCGAAATCGCCCTGCTGCCCATAGGAGGCCGGTTTACCATGGGCATAAAGGAAGCCGTAAAAGCCGTGGAACTGATCGAGCCTCAGATTGTCGTGCCAATGCACTATAACACCTTTGATGTCATCAGGCAGGATCCTGAAGAGTTCAGGAAAGCTGTGGAATCAAAAGTTGACACGAAAGTAGTTATCCTGGAACCGGGAGAATTTATTGAACTTTGA
- a CDS encoding DUF1699 family protein produces MKIRVVSSREEIPTLNPNEKVIHLAFRPSNKDVFMLAETCPKIEAIQLPKSYRRTVSKSIEMFLEMQKINLLEGDVWGHRKDINEYYNVSQNVLEKIQELKADRFSNEMIAEKLSRESKLNSDMILYILSRKGAELS; encoded by the coding sequence ATGAAAATAAGAGTAGTTAGTTCACGGGAGGAAATTCCTACCCTAAACCCGAATGAAAAGGTTATCCACCTTGCTTTCAGGCCGTCTAACAAGGATGTATTCATGCTTGCTGAAACATGTCCTAAAATCGAAGCCATACAGCTTCCTAAATCTTACAGAAGGACCGTTTCAAAGTCAATAGAGATGTTCCTGGAAATGCAGAAAATAAATCTTCTTGAAGGGGATGTATGGGGCCATCGGAAGGACATAAACGAATATTATAATGTCTCTCAGAATGTTCTTGAGAAAATTCAGGAATTAAAAGCCGACCGGTTTTCAAATGAGATGATTGCCGAAAAGCTTTCAAGAGAAAGTAAGCTGAATTCAGACATGATTCTCTACATTCTCAGCAGAAAAGGCGCCGAACTGTCCTGA